In one window of Chryseobacterium sp. JV274 DNA:
- the clpX gene encoding ATP-dependent Clp protease ATP-binding subunit ClpX: protein MNSNQCSFCGRKRNEVQMLISGQNGFICENCIEQAHAIVKDGASKTGYSPADSMAELKKPKEIKEFLDQYVIGQDQAKKQLSIAVYNHYKRLLHAQDENREVELEKSNIIMIGETGTGKTLLAKTIARELNVPFCIVDATILTEAGYVGEDVESILSRLLMVADYDVEKAEKGIVFIDEIDKIARKSDNPSITRDVSGEGVQQGLLKLLEGSIVNVPPQGGRKHPDQKYIQVNTQNILFIAGGAFDGIKEIIERRMNKQAIGFSSEKINKTGEDEYILTNINAIDLRTFGLIPELLGRFPIITYLDKLTKETLVRIMKEPKNSIVNQFVELFKMDGTDLVITDGAIERIVEETIEKGLGARGLRGTTEKVLEDYMFSIGEDKEITLTEDNVLINR, encoded by the coding sequence ATGAACTCAAACCAATGTTCTTTCTGTGGCAGAAAAAGAAATGAAGTACAGATGCTGATTTCTGGCCAGAATGGTTTTATTTGTGAAAATTGTATAGAGCAGGCGCACGCTATTGTAAAAGATGGTGCATCCAAAACAGGATATTCACCTGCCGACAGTATGGCTGAACTTAAAAAGCCAAAAGAGATCAAAGAATTTCTTGATCAGTATGTGATCGGGCAGGATCAGGCAAAAAAACAGCTTTCTATTGCTGTATATAATCATTATAAGAGATTACTCCACGCTCAGGACGAAAACAGAGAAGTGGAACTTGAAAAGTCAAATATCATCATGATAGGTGAAACGGGAACAGGTAAAACTCTTTTGGCAAAAACTATCGCCAGAGAACTGAATGTTCCTTTCTGTATTGTAGATGCCACTATTTTAACGGAAGCAGGATATGTAGGAGAGGATGTTGAAAGTATTCTGTCCAGACTTCTGATGGTCGCAGATTATGATGTGGAAAAAGCAGAAAAAGGAATTGTCTTTATCGATGAGATTGATAAGATCGCAAGAAAATCAGACAACCCGAGTATTACAAGAGACGTTTCCGGAGAAGGAGTACAGCAGGGATTATTGAAACTGCTGGAAGGAAGTATCGTCAATGTTCCGCCGCAGGGAGGTAGAAAACATCCAGATCAGAAATATATCCAGGTCAATACTCAGAATATCCTGTTTATTGCCGGTGGTGCTTTTGACGGAATTAAAGAGATTATTGAAAGAAGAATGAACAAGCAGGCAATAGGGTTCAGTTCTGAGAAAATCAATAAAACCGGTGAAGACGAATATATATTAACAAATATTAATGCAATTGATCTTCGTACTTTCGGATTAATTCCGGAACTTTTAGGAAGATTTCCAATCATCACTTACCTCGATAAACTCACGAAAGAGACCTTGGTAAGAATTATGAAAGAGCCAAAAAATTCAATTGTGAATCAATTTGTGGAACTTTTTAAGATGGATGGTACAGATTTGGTAATAACAGATGGTGCAATTGAAAGAATCGTAGAGGAAACTATTGAAAAAGGATTAGGCGCAAGAGGGTTGAGAGGTACTACCGAAAAAGTTCTAGAAGACTATATGTTTTCAATAGGAGAGGACAAAGAGATCACCTTGACGGAAGATAATGTTTTGATTAATAGATAA